CCAGATTTTAAACCAAAATATCAAgattattaacaataatttgTGATTAATCTCACCTTTCTTGATGTAATAGTCCTTTGATGTGAAATCGGTGGACTGGCAGTAGGCATACTCTAAACCTAGGAGTTCCTCCTCCTCTTGGCTTATGGACTTGTCTGGGTAGGGCATGGGTGCTGTGAAATTAGGTTCATACATATGTTCTCTCCCAAACAAGACCTCTGCCTGCTGGTTTAGACGCTGGATTTGACGAGGGTCAACACATGAGGTAATTCTCCCCCTACCTCCAGTAACCTTGAGCGACTCCATGCGGTTGTTCCATTGTACTGCAAACGCTATGAGGTACACCTAAAAGAGAGAATTAAATGAAGAAACAATGCTTAACGTGTTGAGGAAACTTTGGTTTTGTTTAGAGAAACTAATTTACCCATGTTTAGTTAGTTATTAGTTTATTTAGCTATTGTCAAAAAGTACCCACTTTTTGTATGTAAAAGTATAGGTATTTTTCCAAGCTACAAAAGTTGTAATAATTCACAAATATGGAtgatacatattatattattaactgAACGATATAAAGAATAGACAATTTTTGGGTAGACGTccctttttaatatttattgtaaaaataagaATGGTTTTGAAACTAAATGATTACCTGAAAAGGTGCTATTCCACACCGTTGTGAAGGGATGGCTCTAAACATGTGGGCATGAAGACCTTCCAGAGAGTTACTGCCTCTGCGGCATCTGTATTTGTTCAGCTTAACACCATTCAAAGTAACTTCCTTGGTAATAACATACAGGGGAATGTTTGGTGGATCCTAAATGAAATATATGCAAAACATAATTTTTGACAATTGACAATTATAATACTAAATGCCTTTGAGGTAGCATAGGGGAAATACGATAAATTACCTGCATGCAACTCAGATGTTTACTGGCAGTTGCCCAGTAAGCATCAACTGCCTCTAATGATTTAAACAAATGAACGCCATCAATGTCGAGTCCGGCTGGACCCTTAAACTCCTGAAGGATGACCTCAATAGTGACAGCACTCACCTGTAATAGAATTTAAAAGGACACAATAATTAAGTTTCTTTCAAATGTTCATTAAAATACTCAGCTATTTTACGTATCTCAACCAAAACCGCACTACCGACACTCTTACCGAATGTCTTAAACCGATTCATGCACAAAGAAAACATGATAATAGTTATTTTTCCAGTAATGTATTAACTGTATTAAGTAATTACATTTCGCTTACCTCGACACCACGTGTTATACGGCGGACATAGGACTTCAGCTGGTACGGCTTCACAAAATACATCATCTGCTGATCACTGTATTGTGAGTAGAGTTCCTCGTTGCTATTTCTCACTGCTCCGACAAGCTTCAGCATATCATCCTTGTTGTAAGCTAAAATGGCACCAGCGAGAGCACTCATGAAAGAACCATACTTGGCATGGCTCTGCTTTATTACAACTGCATCCCATCGATGTAACCAATGACGGATGTCCAGCCGCACAACCATCCCTTCATTCGCCCAGTCTTCAAATAGCCTTTCCAGCCAAGCTGTCCCTCCAtcactacaatttaatttacattaaatttaatgagATAACTTATAGATGGGAAACAtgggaagaaaaaaaaagggaaTTAAACTCGGCATCTTTCTGGAAAAAAAAGTTGAAAAGCCAATTAGACGCGAGCACAATGCATAGCACTCTCTTACTCCGTCCATTCTATGTTCAGGCATTAGGTTAGGATATTATACTCACCTGCAGCAATTGTTGTCTGCATAAATTATCTTGGGTGCTGGTGCATTGGCTCGTTTGAACCTGGCAATGAGACCACAGGCCATCCGCTTGTAGCAGCTCTCCGACTCTGCAGCCACAGCAACTGTTGTCACAAACTGACCCCACTCATTTAGGACACTAGTGAGGTACTGCATAGAGTTTTTTCCATCGCCATAGATTTTCTTGAGAATCTGATAAAATGAAGTAAGAGAAAACGAAAATAGAAGCTTACATGAAATTATCAAATAGACAAAACAGTGATCAGTATAAAATGTTCTAACCTGTTTAGTTCCATCGATACAAAGAATCTCTCCAGTTACACTCAGAATGGAGGCTCTATAAACTGACATTTTTTCCATCTCCATGATCAGGTGTGCACGGCGGAGCACTCGAGGAGAAGGCACGGGAGTCTGCGGGACAGGAGGGGTGTAGCTGCCTGGAGATTTGATAAAAGGAAGGATTCCTGGCTGAGATGCACTACTGGTGGATGTATGTGCCTGAAACAGAAGAGTCTGGTACATGTCCCTTCTTTCTGCATACCACTCGTCATGCCCATGCTGCAGCATCCTCTGGCATTTGGTCATTGACACTGCATTGAGACGATCAGTCAGTAGGGAGACGACATTTCTGTCAATAGCCCTCTTACCACACACGATAGCTGGAAATATTGTACGAACTGCAGGGGCTAAGTTCATCAGTATGTCAGCGCTGTAGGCAAGCCATCTATATTGCCGCTCCTGTTGCTTTCCATCTTTCTCTTTGTCGCTGTCAGCCTTGCCAGCCTTGCGCATATGCATGCAGTAACTGCATTGCAACCTCTCCGTTAACAAAGTATAATGAAAGTTCAGTCCACATACCTGGCGTGGATTATTTCCGAATCCACATCTTGACAGGTAGGTATCAGGGGGAGCAGGGCAGTTTGGGTTTGGGCATTTCACTTTAACTCCCATGATGCCAACCGGTCTCCAGAAGAACACTGGTGTGGAAAAAAAAGCAAGCATGTTGGGAAGTTCTCCTTTGATCGCAGTTGGTATAGGTGGTGGATTGAAGTGCATTTTAGGTTTGCATACTTTTCGCTTCACCATCTCCCCCTTCGCATTCATCTGTGGACTAGCATATTGGAAAAGACCATACTGCATGTCATATTTAAACCACTTGACATTTGGTAACATGATGCCCTGTTGCAGTGGAGCTGGCTCTTCCCAAACCTTTTGCCAACCCTCTAAAATGGTCGGATCAGATACTGAGCTGATTGATTGGGCAAGAGATGTTTGCCCATCTTGTGATGTGTCTGATGTCGCGGTAGAAAAGGAGTGTGATGTCGAGGGAACTGGAACAATCTTTTCCACCGTTGTGAGCTTTGATGTAACAGGTACCTCCGATTGTTGAAGCAAATTATCTAAAATTAAGAGTGAAAATAAACATAAGTTAAAGCCTcttaaatattctttatttaaatttctttctttggggtataaaaatacatttaaatttttaagtttaaatttaaaatataaagtatcCATGCGTTATAAACCAAGTCTCATATAAAAGTAAACGAGGCACAAATCAGGTTCGAACCCTCACTCAGGACCTCAGGATTGGAAGGAAAGCatgttaacaaaaatatatataacaaagaGCTTTCAACACACCTGCAAGAGCCAACAGTTCAGCATCTTCAATGTAATCTGGATCCATGTCTGTTGGTGGTTCTTGTGTCTCTTTGTACTTCTGAAATGTAAACGTAAAAACATGACAATTctaaattttattaatataatcaaaaataattaaaatttgcaAAATCGAAATAAATGATCAAAGGTGCAGTGGACCAGATGTTGCACGTTTAAAGACGCTtgtctcccctaagggtcaagCCATATATAGGTACACTCAGAAGCCGGCGGGATAaccaaaagtaaaataaattacgATCAAAATGGCTCtctaaacagaaaaaaatagtaaaacgaataaatactatttaaaatatagaatgtgtaaataaaataataaacatcttACTTTCAAGCGATTATCAAGATGAATCTTGACAGCAGGAAATTGAGATACAAACTGCAGGAGCTGCTCCTTTTGCCACTTCATGTGGAGACATTTGTCGCCATTCTGACAGAATTCATACAGAAGCCAAACTGTATAACCTACATCATTTTCAAGAAGCCAATTAAACGATTGTCCCATATATTTTCCAAAAGTTATTACTATAGCAGATTGCCACAAATCATTGTTGGCTGATTTTTTGGCTGCAGTCTCTGCTGTCTTTGGGTCCAACCACACAGGATCAATATTCGTATTATTCATTCCAGCCACATTCAGAGCTTCCTTGCTACATTTGAGTCTTGCTTCACCCTCTTTAAATAGTGCAATGGATGGGTATTGATGTACCTTTTTATGTCTATCTAAGTATTGCTTTAGGGTGTAAGTTTTGAGGCATACATCACACTTAAAGTTCTTGCGTTCACCATGTATCTTCATATGGCGGGTGAGATTCGACTTTACAGTGAATTTTCGCTTGCAAATGGTACACTCGTGATTGATGATATCACCTTCCATTCTCACCTGAGAAAAAGTAGAaacatgtaaaattacaatattatccTCTTTTACCATTAAATTAGTATTTAAAATATAGAGAACATATGGTAatggtattatttattaatggtTTTGTATAGGCATATAGGGCctactgtaaatattaatagggctaggcctctaCTCTGGGAAGCAGGTCAACTCGTCGCCAAAAGAATGACTAGGCCTAAgccctagctagggcctagcctagcctagagtaGAGGGGCCTTTATTTAAGCCCTGTGTGGGCCTAGAGgctagtagcctagcctaggctggAGTAGAGATTATAACCTAGGCTAGCCAGGTAGGATAGGATACAGCCTAGCCTAACCCGAGCCTCTAGggccttggctaggcctagtctgccctctatctaggctaggctaggtacaggctggtagtagtagtactaggctaggctaggcctcctagtattaatattattaataaaacacaAGTTCATTCATTACAATGCCGAGATCAGCAATGGCCAAAGGCTTTTCTTACTTTATATCAATGATCTTACAGTATAGCATTCACAATATAGGAATGAAACCTTCCTACACAACGGATATTCCCCCTCCTAGTTGTTCTAGGCCTACCCTACACCGATATTTTCCCTTCGCGACGAGACGCCGGAAGTAACTTTCTTTCAGCTCTAATATGGTGACGTCATACGTCTGCTCAACAGGGCTCGATGATAGGTCTGTTGAGCAGGGCCTTCCATCAACTCTGTACAATGATTGGTCCGTTGAGCAGTGGCTCTACTCAACAGGGCTCAATGATTGGTCCGTTAAGCATGATTAATGTACATGGATGGGTTTTTCTCTGGGAATACCGGGTGCTGTAGActtttatcttctttttttttttaagttagaGAACCCCATGACATTGTTGATTATAAGcctatcatttttattattaccgTTTAATTGTATATCGTATTCAGTAAAAAATTGTCATTGCAAGAGGATACTCATCATTCAGAAGCTATATCAAGCAGCAAGTTATAGTTCTAGGCTAGAGCCTGAcgttttttataatttgtaaactAGGACGGGTCATGCTCAAATTAAAAACCTCAGAGCACGTCTATACCATTTTTATACTATCGACTGAGAGAGAAACACGAGTTGAACTCGGAGGCAATTTCCATTTACACTAGCCAAAAAAACTGCGAGATGAACTCGAGTTTCCCCCATTTACACTACATCGATCACCCCGGTGCTGTCAATCAAATCACTATTGCAAGCGCACACGTGGAACTTAACTGACTATGTTTTAAACGTTTAAACACTGGAACATATCGACAAAtctcatataaaaacataataatccgAATTTacacaaaatttatttaattttgaatatagtccattgttatttttttttttgtggctattaagattatcatttattattttaaaaattagggcctagcaattatttttctttttaaaatgactgcATTTCCGCCTTGTAGACTGTACGTACATTAATAGGCCTTAAATTGTTAGGTTGGCGTACAAATAGGGTATGGTACggtaagtatttaaaataaaaaatgtatttgttaattagcataacaaTGTATCAAGGAAGGAAAATTATTATATGGTATATTTCAGTTCCTAAAAAAGATATCATTTTCATCCATTGAGACGtcagtattatatttattttttcctttttcaATAATTAGGAATACATAGAATCGGCCAGGGTAGAGTAGTTAcaccaatattacattattttaggcTTTCTGGTAAGGTAGAATTCGCAcgaacaatttcaatattttcagcAGAAAAGAAAAGTCACAAATTTGTTTGTgcctttaaaagaaaataacgaACAGCACAATATATCgtacaattattgttttaagcaaaaaaggtgtattttaagcaaaaaaacctattttgtttgcataatatatattgtatttctgtGACAACATGATTTTCACGTCAATGACCTTTAACAGCTCGGTGTTGAACCACAAAAACCGTTTACACTTCGTTTCTCCGGTGTAGATTCGACTACACTGGAGAAGGTACACCGGAAAACATTCAGCTTCGTTTCACCCCGGGGAGAGCACACCGGGGTGGTTGGATTTTCCCATTTACACCAGTCAATAAAAACCACAACACCTGTTACGGTGATAGTGTAAAAGGGGTATagagaagagagtctatgaaacATTTGCTCATAATACagcattatttaatttatatacgGTAGTTATGCATGGAGAAGGTAATTTGTTTTTGTGAggattaggcctatgtattgtTACATTTACGTCATCATATACATAATAATTCATGATCAACACCGAAATAATAAATCCTATTTCATAACATAATGGAACATAATAGAGACAGGCAATTTCTAGATGTCACTTTTTATAGTAttatcatgtaggcctactaaacatGCTTCGGTTTCtttatgtacagtaattaattCGTATTGTTTATAGACAAACAATTGACCAGGTGACCATGATTGTATCGGCATGGCATCAAATGTTATCTGAATAATACGTGTGATATACAtcacattatttatataattccTTAATTAAAGACATACTATTTTCGTGTTTTGTATCCGCATGAAACAAACATCAAGTATACTATCTTTAGTTGAGAGATTACATTAATTAGTGccttatgttttttttaaaccaccCCTACTAATTGAATGGTTTCACCTATACAAATCATTAAT
This region of Antedon mediterranea chromosome 8, ecAntMedi1.1, whole genome shotgun sequence genomic DNA includes:
- the LOC140056342 gene encoding uncharacterized protein; this encodes MVKEDNIVILHVSTFSQVRMEGDIINHECTICKRKFTVKSNLTRHMKIHGERKNFKCDVCLKTYTLKQYLDRHKKVHQYPSIALFKEGEARLKCSKEALNVAGMNNTNIDPVWLDPKTAETAAKKSANNDLWQSAIVITFGKYMGQSFNWLLENDVGYTVWLLYEFCQNGDKCLHMKWQKEQLLQFVSQFPAVKIHLDNRLKKYKETQEPPTDMDPDYIEDAELLALADNLLQQSEVPVTSKLTTVEKIVPVPSTSHSFSTATSDTSQDGQTSLAQSISSVSDPTILEGWQKVWEEPAPLQQGIMLPNVKWFKYDMQYGLFQYASPQMNAKGEMVKRKVCKPKMHFNPPPIPTAIKGELPNMLAFFSTPVFFWRPVGIMGVKVKCPNPNCPAPPDTYLSRCGFGNNPRQVCGLNFHYTLLTERLQCSYCMHMRKAGKADSDKEKDGKQQERQYRWLAYSADILMNLAPAVRTIFPAIVCGKRAIDRNVVSLLTDRLNAVSMTKCQRMLQHGHDEWYAERRDMYQTLLFQAHTSTSSASQPGILPFIKSPGSYTPPVPQTPVPSPRVLRRAHLIMEMEKMSVYRASILSVTGEILCIDGTKQILKKIYGDGKNSMQYLTSVLNEWGQFVTTVAVAAESESCYKRMACGLIARFKRANAPAPKIIYADNNCCSDGGTAWLERLFEDWANEGMVVRLDIRHWLHRWDAVVIKQSHAKYGSFMSALAGAILAYNKDDMLKLVGAVRNSNEELYSQYSDQQMMYFVKPYQLKSYVRRITRGVEVSAVTIEVILQEFKGPAGLDIDGVHLFKSLEAVDAYWATASKHLSCMQDPPNIPLYVITKEVTLNGVKLNKYRCRRGSNSLEGLHAHMFRAIPSQRCGIAPFQVYLIAFAVQWNNRMESLKVTGGRGRITSCVDPRQIQRLNQQAEVLFGREHMYEPNFTAPMPYPDKSISQEEEELLGLEYAYCQSTDFTSKDYYIKKVEEEQVKEDEGEEEQESEAEDEGVDVATSETDDDPIDHISVDHVALNKEENRKEESPAMQDVLMAPSHLHLPGFIEVEHLAMLLLELTDDSNFHIIPVSLRRKIADAAGKLSDHDRSAANFVKKYESRWGYTLFGRCLGPDSPMTSAAQKTKFGWMRYAQAAQINEDSRLLYLIIKMLRNRPNISHHTSPTKTASLIKGQYKRIVDRVRDDPILSGLQIPLPNINMKSITNFFSKQEKQANFTATSMPKVVSHKRVFSDALMPDALTLPSQLSPPDRPQVQYPVVEHVSGKRRYQKCRSNDAEVLQPECLDNLNKPSNSSLQKVLPKPATTTPSLPVRPSGAILLIVPSQAQGPSVTFKPSTNQCLPFSYRPPPTAPPKLTPYHPRSQKPCSVCHVPKCGGLRKRYTPSREKTENSEQKIFTFCPTSRRSTTLGFDEVYDDFDHFKRAVDEKLLGHSM